The following coding sequences lie in one Ictalurus furcatus strain D&B chromosome 7, Billie_1.0, whole genome shotgun sequence genomic window:
- the LOC128610346 gene encoding carcinoembryonic antigen-related cell adhesion molecule 5-like: MFYLLINLSFVFPSEPLVLAGLIHCTQTESPKPVVIIKPDTQVFRGETVTFRCDTNEGGDTEWTYDWYRDDNTLYTSLTTQEFSISNYYSGKYTCRGRRRSDSQISKTSDPVTLTVSEKPKPTVRVSPQSSVYTGDRVTLTCNLLSTGWTFLWYKDYQESNPLSPGITDTNTLSVTVSNEGETQYYCKARRGNYKSEISDPATITVRGESRPVSLIINPSRTQHFTADSLSLSCEDQSDSTGWTVRGYTHSETVSDCSSVSVSTCNISPLSTSHTGVYWCQSESGGRSNPVNITVHSESSMFSSVIV, from the exons ATGTTTTATCTCTTAATTAACCTGTCGTTTGTTTTTCCCTCTGAACCTTTAGTGCTGGCTGGACTCatccactgtacacaaacag agagTCCTAAACCTGTGGTGATTATAAAGCCTGATACACAGGTGTTCAGAGGAGAGACTGTGACTTTCAGGTGTGACACAAACGAAGGAGGAGACACGGAGTGGACATACGACTGGTATAGGGATGataacacattatacacatCCCTCACAACACAGGAGTTCAGCATCAGTAATTATTACAGTGGTAAATACACCtgcagagggaggaggagaagtgaCTCTCAGATCTCAAAGACGAGTGATCCTGTTACACTCACtgtatcag AAAAACCCAAACCGACTGTGAGAGTGAGTCCTCAGAGCTCCGTCTACACTGGAGACAGAGTTACTCTGACCTGTAATCTGCTGTCTACTGGATGGACTTTTCTCTGGTACAAAGATTATCAGGAATCAAATCCCCTGTCTCCTGGAATCACAGACACCAACACACTCAGTGTAACAGTCTCTAATGAAGGAGAAACACAGTACTACTGTAAAGCACGCAGGGGAAACTACAAGTCAGAGATCAGTGATCCAGCCACAATTACAGTGAGAG GTGAATCTCGTCCAGTGTCTCTGATCATCAATCCCAGCAGAACTCAACACTTTActgctgactctctctcactgagctgTGAGGACCAGAGTGACTCTACTGGATGGACAGTgagaggatacacacacagtgagacagtgtcTGATTGTTCATCAGTTTCAGTATCTACATGTAACATCAGCCCCctctctacatcacacactggAGTTTACTGGTGTCAGTCTGAATCAGGAGGACGCAGTAATCCTGTCAACATCACAGTGCACAGTGAGTCTTCAATGTTCTCATCAGTAATAGTTTAA